Proteins encoded within one genomic window of Equus asinus isolate D_3611 breed Donkey unplaced genomic scaffold, EquAss-T2T_v2 contig_193, whole genome shotgun sequence:
- the LOC139043197 gene encoding uncharacterized protein, translating into MTGIPTPASGLGVSIPPAPEKQQRRAAEPRRPRRLEGAPPTPPPPRPESSAEAFSPKGKGCLSPPSNAPASALTPALPDAEGAEAQPPGPGRQACFTSGVQQSRFRFNAYLASASGGHHSALPAPGYHRNAPASSSSSPQLLLDPPHSSKAAAAATAAGAAETKRRRRRRRSVGPRLRQERWRGLPLPRPVVHRLPPPRRRRLLAAKTHLRWGPVAKAVYVV; encoded by the coding sequence ATGACCGGGATACCAACACCCGCCTCCGGCTTGGGAGTCTCAATCCCACCAGCTCCGGAGAAGCAACAGAGGAGGGCGGCTGAGCCGCGGCggcccaggaggctggagggagcgccccccacgccacccccaccccggcctgAGTCGAGCGCCGAAGCCTTCTCCCCAAAGGGAAAAGGATGCCTCTCGCCGCCAAGCAACGCGCCAGCCTCAGCCCTCACGCCAGCGCTTCCCGACGCAGAGGGCGCGGAGGCCCAGCCGCCGGGACCCGGGAGACAGGCTTGTTTTACCTCAGGGGTTCAGCAGTCACGGTTTCGCTTCAATGCCTACTTGGCTTCAGCGAGCGGAGGGCACCACTCTGCGCTCCCGGCGCCCGGTTACCACAGAAATGCACCGGCCTCGTCGTCGTCGTCACCGCAGCTGCTGCTGGATCCTCCCCACAGCTCGAAggccgctgccgccgccaccgccgcagGAGCCGCGGAAACAAagcgccgccgtcgccgccgccgttCTGTGGGGCCGAGGCTCAGGCAGGAGAGGTGGCGCGGCCTCCCTCTGCCGCGTCCCGTCGTCCACCGGCTCCCTCCGCCGCGGCGCAGGCGCTTATTGGCCGCGAAGACACACCTTCGTTGGGGGCCTGTTGCTAAGGCGGTCTACGTCGTTTGA